In Verrucomicrobiota bacterium, the sequence TCGGGCCGCGCATGAGGCTGCGCCCGCGTTCACTCAGCCACTCGGCCGCGGTGAGCCAGAGCGCCTTGGCCACGGCGTACTCGTCGATGCACTCGAAGAAGCCGAAGAACCCAACCTCGTCGTGCCAGTACTGGTTGTGGGCGTGGTTGACGTGCGCGGCAATCCGGCCGACGGGCTCGCCGCCATGCCAGGCAAGAAAGAGCTGCACGGTGGCGTGTTCGAGATACGGGTTCTTGCGCGGGTCGAAGCGCGCCTTCTCGCTCACGAGCAACGGCGGCACCCAGCACGGCGAGTCCGCATAGAGCCGCCACGGCAGCCGGATGAAGGCGCGGAATTCCCGACGGGAGCGAACGGGGCGCACCTCGATGACCGCGGAGGGCGCCGAGGCGCTGGTGCGTGTGCGCGTCAAGGCCCTACTCCCCCTCCACCGCGCCCGCTTGCCACGCCCTCGGCGTGGCTCGTGCTGCGCAGTGCGCTTCGCGGCGTCGCATCAGATCAAGCCGAGCTTCTTGCCCGCCTTCTCAAAGACGGCGAGCACCTCGTCCATCTCGGCCTCGCTGTGGGTGGCCATGTAGCTGGTCCGAACGAGCGATTGACCCGGCGCCACGCCCGGCGGGACGAAGACGTTGGCGTAGACGCCGTGATCGAAGAGCTCCTTCCAGAACAGGATCGCCTGCCACTGGTCGCCGATGAAAACGGCGAGGATGGCGGCGCCGCTCGGCCGGACCGTGAAGCCGAGGCCCTCGAAGCCCTCCTTCATCCGCTGCGTGGTGCGCATGACCCGCTCCATGCGCTCAGGCTCGGCCTGCATGATGTCGAGCGCAGCCAGGCACGCAGCCACCGCCGGCGGCGGCATCGCGGCCGAGAAAATCAGGGCGCGCGCGTTGTGGCGGATGTAATCCATGACGACCCGCTCGCCGGCGAGGAACCCACCGAGCGAGGCGAAGCTCTTTGAGAACGTCCCCATGATGATGTCGACCCGGTCACCGGCGCCGAAGTGGTCGCACGTTCCCGCACCACAGCGGCCAAGCACGCCGATGCCGTGCGCGTCGTCGACCATGACCTTGACGTCGTACTTCTCAGCGACATCGCACAGCTCCGGCAGTGGGCAGAGCTCTCCGGTAACCGAGTAGACGCCATCGACAACGACGAGCTTGCCGGTCGAGCCGTCGTTGTTCTGCACGAGGCGCTCGAAGTCAGCCAGGTCGTTGTGTTTGAACTTGACCACCTTGCCCCAGACCATGCGGGTCGCCTCCATGATCGAGGCGTGGTCCTCGCGATCGACAAAGACAACGTCGTTCTTGCCGACGAGCGTGGCGATCGCTCCGAGGTTGGTCTGGAAGCCCGTCGAGAACACGAGCGCCGATTCCTGCCCGGTGAACGCGGCGAGCCGCTCCTCGAGCACACGGTGGATGTCGAGGTTGCCGTTGAGAAACCGCGAGCCCGTGCAGCCCGAGCCATATTTCTCGATGGCGTGAATGGCGGCTTCGCGTACTTTGGGGTGTGTGGTCAAGCCGAGGTAGTTGTTCGAGCCGACCATGATAACCTTACGCCCGCTGACGACCGACCGCGTTTCGGTGGCCGACTCGACCTCGAGG encodes:
- a CDS encoding pyridoxal phosphate-dependent aminotransferase family protein produces the protein MGKATEVDLFEKCRNFTAADEARARGIYPYFLEVESATETRSVVSGRKVIMVGSNNYLGLTTHPKVREAAIHAIEKYGSGCTGSRFLNGNLDIHRVLEERLAAFTGQESALVFSTGFQTNLGAIATLVGKNDVVFVDREDHASIMEATRMVWGKVVKFKHNDLADFERLVQNNDGSTGKLVVVDGVYSVTGELCPLPELCDVAEKYDVKVMVDDAHGIGVLGRCGAGTCDHFGAGDRVDIIMGTFSKSFASLGGFLAGERVVMDYIRHNARALIFSAAMPPPAVAACLAALDIMQAEPERMERVMRTTQRMKEGFEGLGFTVRPSGAAILAVFIGDQWQAILFWKELFDHGVYANVFVPPGVAPGQSLVRTSYMATHSEAEMDEVLAVFEKAGKKLGLI